Proteins encoded within one genomic window of Oncorhynchus tshawytscha isolate Ot180627B linkage group LG02, Otsh_v2.0, whole genome shotgun sequence:
- the mych gene encoding myelocytomatosis oncogene homolog: MLQSFSQSQDWFYSEPLLFDDEFCQSLMKDLQSLPTPPQSPPMKAGLNAKPLSKEDQLSYVSDILLEDQDPQLNWNFDILYDGNATVTKDQQPEESDDCLWHCLGDKSMEEKLSSVLSSSPLLSDIDTRIFEEIAGSTLDCHTAALACQALENEDLLLDRHDRQEQGSESTSDYGSAGGEFSTYWSSASDTEEEIDVVTVKRTASPSQLAEESRRQRRAIKRQHLEIQLQHNYAAPCPTSPLRLELSTASNSHHKRSRVADSHRHHQHGSSGRSSSSRHYLSSHHQSSSSRQSPDMEDEEERRHTHNVMERQRRNELKNCFLRLRDNVPELSNNDKASKVVILKRARDSIRGLELEGQRLNAKRDKLRDGQEQLKAKLEQLRR, translated from the exons ATGCTGCAGAGTTTCTCTCAGTCGCAAGATTGGTTCTACTCGGAGCCTCTCTTATTTGATGATGAATTCTGCCAGAGCTTGATGAAGGACCTACAGTCGCTCCCCACGCCACCCCAGTCCCCTCCGATGAAGGCTGGACTCAATGCCAAACCACTCTCCAAGGAGGACCAGTTGAGCTACGTCTCTGATATACTCCTGGAGGATCAAGACCCACAACTAAATTGGAATTTTGACATTTTGTACGATGGCAATGCAACCGTGACAAAGGACCAACAGCCAGAGGAGTCCGACGACTGTTTGTGGCATTGCCTCGGTGATAAGTCTATGGAGGAGAAGCTATCGTCTGTGCTCTCCAGCAGCCCGCTGCTCTCGGACATAGACACAAGAATCTTTGAGGAAATTGCTGGCTCCACACTGGACTGCCACACCGCGGCACTCGCGTGCCAAGCTTTGGAGAATGAGGATTTACTATTGGACAGGCATGACCGTCAGGAGCAAGGCAGCGAGTCGACCTCCGACTACGGCTCGGCGGGAGGCGAATTCTCAACTTATTGGAGCAGTGCTAGCGATACTG aggaggagatagacGTAGTGACCGTGAAGAGGACTGCCAGCCCCTCCCAGTTGGCAGAGGAGAGCCGGCGGCAACGGCGTGCCATCAAGCGCCAACACCTGGAGATCCAGCTGCAGCACAATTACGCTGCCCCCTGCCCCACATCGCCCCTCCGCCTAGAGCTCTCGACCGCCTCAAACTCCCACCACAAGCGCTCCCGGGTCGCCGACTCACACAGACACCACCAACACGGGTCGTCGGGCCGCTCATCCTCGTCCCGCCACTACCTCAGCAGTCACCACCAGTCCAGCTCCTCTAGGCAGTCACCGGAcatggaggacgaggaggagaggaggcataCCCACAATGTGATGGAGAGGCAGCGGCGCAACGAGCTGAAGAACTGCTTCCTGCGGCTCAGGGACAACGTACCCGAGCTGTCCAATAACGACAAGGCCTCCAAGGTGGTCATCCTGAAGAGGGCACGTGACAGCATCCGCGGCCTGGAGCTTGAGGGCCAGAGACTGAACGCCAAGCGAGACAAGCTCAGAGACGGGCAGGAGCAGCTCAAAGCTAAACTGGAGCAGCTCAGGAGGTAA